From the genome of Candidatus Defluviilinea proxima:
GGTAACCGTGCGGTCTTTGTTCCGTTTGGGTTGCCGGGGGAGCGAGTCCGTGTGAGGTTGGTGGAGGAGAAAAAGAATTTCGCGAGAGGCGAAATCGTTGAGATCCTTGAAGCATCACCGGAGAGAATTAGTGCGAAGTGCGTACATTTCGGCGAATGCGGCGGGTGCCATTATCAGAATCTTCCTTATGAAAAACAAATTCAGGCAAAGACGGATATTCTCATTGATCAACTCAAGCGCATCGGCAAAATAGAGAATCCACCTGTTCATCCAATGGTGGCATGTCCCAACCCGTGGAATTATCGGAATCATGTGCAATTCTCATTGGACCAAGATGGTAAGTTGGGATTTGTAGGGGCAGGTCTTACAGTGATTCCGATCACGGAATGTCACCTCCCTGACCCAGCTATCAATGAGTTTTGGCCCCAGCTTGAGTTTGAACCTGAAACAAATATCGAACGTGTCTCTGTACGCGCTGGCGTGGACGATGATTTGATGCTCGTCCTTGAATCAGACACTCCTGAAACACCCGAGCTTGAGATCGAGGCAGGGATTTCAATCACACATGTGTACGAGGATCATACAGTTGTCATTGCTGGCAGTGACCATATCATTATGCACGTGTTGGGCCGTGACTTCAAAGTCTCTGCTGCTTCGTTCTTTCAAGTGAACACGGCCATGGCAGAAAAAATGGTTAAGCATCTGCTTGCCTGTCTGCCTGTTTCCCCGTCTGCAACTTTGCTCGATGTCTATTGTGGCGTTGGGTTGTTCAGTGCCTTCCTTGCACCCAAATGTGGGCGTGTGATCGGGATCGAATCGTCCGAATCTTCGTGTGAAGATTTCGCCGTCAATTTGGATGAGTTCGATAACGTGGAACTTTACGAGGGAGATGCCGAAGATGTGATTCCGCATCTCGAAGCGGATCCAACTATCGTTGTGGTTGACCCGCCGCGTGCAGGTTTGGATAAAGCTGTTATCGATGGGCTCCTGAAGTTGAGTCCGAGTCTGATCGCGTATGTTTCGTGTGATCCATCTACACTTGCGCGAGATGCGGCACGACTCATCAACGGCGGGTATCGTTTAAAAGAAGTCACACCTTTCGATCTGTTCCCGCA
Proteins encoded in this window:
- a CDS encoding class I SAM-dependent RNA methyltransferase; its protein translation is MTEPTTHEVTLTTLTYGGDAMGRLSDPLTGAGNRAVFVPFGLPGERVRVRLVEEKKNFARGEIVEILEASPERISAKCVHFGECGGCHYQNLPYEKQIQAKTDILIDQLKRIGKIENPPVHPMVACPNPWNYRNHVQFSLDQDGKLGFVGAGLTVIPITECHLPDPAINEFWPQLEFEPETNIERVSVRAGVDDDLMLVLESDTPETPELEIEAGISITHVYEDHTVVIAGSDHIIMHVLGRDFKVSAASFFQVNTAMAEKMVKHLLACLPVSPSATLLDVYCGVGLFSAFLAPKCGRVIGIESSESSCEDFAVNLDEFDNVELYEGDAEDVIPHLEADPTIVVVDPPRAGLDKAVIDGLLKLSPSLIAYVSCDPSTLARDAARLINGGYRLKEVTPFDLFPQTYHIESISIFER